In Kineococcus endophyticus, one DNA window encodes the following:
- a CDS encoding ABC transporter permease produces the protein PAQRVQHVLHSYPAVSPAIILVIAVVVFTGLNPNFAQPNALSLLVQQTAVVAALAVGQTLIILTAGIDLSVGAITILATMLSATLASKNGLPAVLCLLVGVAVGVGAGALNGLLVTRVNLPPFIVTLGTLSIFTAIALLYSGGQSIQGDDLPGLLNWTGTAIRPFGPGSFYITTGVLIVALLYVVVGFALSQSAWGRHVYAVGDDPEGSRLAGIQVKRVLLSVYAAAGLIYGLTAWVLIGRAGAASPNAITEANLASITAVVIGGTSLFGGRGGVLGTLLGALIVQSFASGLSLAGVDDQFRVLAIGILVIVAVSVDQWIRKVKA, from the coding sequence CCGGCGCAGCGGGTGCAGCACGTGCTGCACTCCTACCCGGCGGTGTCGCCGGCGATCATCCTGGTCATCGCGGTGGTGGTGTTCACCGGGTTGAACCCGAACTTCGCCCAGCCGAACGCGTTGTCGCTGCTGGTGCAGCAGACGGCGGTGGTGGCGGCGTTGGCGGTGGGTCAGACGTTGATCATCCTGACCGCCGGGATCGACCTGTCGGTCGGGGCGATCACCATCTTGGCCACGATGCTGTCGGCGACGCTGGCGTCCAAGAACGGGTTGCCGGCGGTGCTGTGCCTGTTGGTCGGGGTGGCCGTCGGGGTGGGTGCGGGGGCGTTGAACGGTCTGCTGGTGACGCGGGTGAACCTGCCCCCGTTCATCGTCACCCTGGGCACGTTGTCGATCTTCACCGCGATCGCCCTGCTGTACTCGGGGGGGCAGTCGATCCAGGGTGATGACCTGCCGGGGTTGTTGAACTGGACGGGGACGGCGATCCGCCCGTTCGGGCCGGGCAGTTTCTACATCACCACCGGGGTGCTGATCGTGGCGCTGTTGTACGTGGTGGTGGGGTTCGCGCTGAGCCAGTCGGCGTGGGGCCGGCACGTGTACGCCGTCGGTGATGACCCCGAGGGGTCGCGGCTGGCCGGCATCCAGGTCAAGCGGGTCCTGCTGAGCGTGTACGCCGCGGCGGGGTTGATCTACGGGTTGACCGCGTGGGTGCTCATCGGGCGGGCCGGGGCGGCGTCGCCGAACGCGATCACCGAGGCGAACCTGGCTTCCATCACCGCCGTGGTCATCGGTGGGACCAGCTTGTTCGGCGGCCGGGGTGGGGTGCTGGGCACGTTGCTGGGGGCGTTGATCGTGCAGTCCTTCGCCTCGGGGTTGTCGTTGGCGGGGGTGGACGACCAGTTCCGGGTGCTGGCCATCGGCATCCTGGTGATCGTCGCGGTCTCGGTGGACCAGTGGATCCGGAAGGTGAAGGCCTGA